Genomic segment of Tachysurus fulvidraco isolate hzauxx_2018 chromosome 22, HZAU_PFXX_2.0, whole genome shotgun sequence:
aggcgaacgtgctaaacactaaaccaccatgccccccccttaaaaactacatttaaaagTTTATGATGTTCATCCTAAGGGTGTACAAAGTTTTGCACTCAACAGTGAATGCAAAAGCAAGATCAGATTGTAGGCTCTTGTCCAGCCAAAGATCACCATATGTGTTCCTGAGTGGTTCCTGCTTCTCTTGTCACATCTGGAAAATGAAGCTTTAACGGAAAATCCCGAACTGccttacaaaacaaaacaaaaatccatcATGCAGGTTAATATTAGTCATGTGCTTTCGGCTTTTCACAATTTTCTGTCATCCGGATCGGGAAACACTTTGTTTTCATCTCATCGGTGAAAACAGCCACAAGCCTCTTATCTTTGAGAAGTACAGAACTTAAGCAAGAGTCATTATAATAAATCATGTCAGGACAACAAATGTGTTCACATTCTTCAGCAAACACATCAGACGTCAAGAGATTAGACCTGTTTTCTGTTAACCAATTAGAAAACACCTAAACGCACCGAGCAGAGGCAGCGACGTGTCCACTGTGGGCACATTCACATTCCCGAGGCTTGACGAGACGCCTCGCTTAAGAATAAAAGCACGGAATTAATGAAAACGGAGATTTTATGTAAGCATCACATATGTATCTAagtaaaggacattattcaggGTCATCTTTGATCAAGTAAATTTCTTTAGGAAGCTAATAAAGCACTTCCTTTTGTGCGAGACTGTTTTTGAACACATTAACCAGCTAACATCCATCCGTCGTCTGTAGCATTATTCCTACATGGGGTTGCTAGGACCATGGAGTCTACAGGGCACAAGACATGGGAAACCCTAgatggagtaccaacccatcacagtgcaccatcacacacccattcacatactatgtattttttaatttagagATGCGTATCAACCTAcagcacatgtctttggacctggggttGAAACCTTAGTCCCTGGAGGCAACCTCTAAAGCACAGAGAGAACTTGGAaacgccacacacacagggtggaggcAGGGATTAAGCCCACACGTCTGCACGTACAAGGCAAAGCACTAAATACTAAGCCATCATAATGTACCACTTACCAACTACCAATACTTTGGAGAAGTGACGCTAGCATAGCAAGCTGGATTAGTTTTCCTTTACTTGCAATGCAAATGACTAACCACCATCcacctcttatttatttatttatttttaaatcaaatccaAGAAAAAGGATGAACgcacaaatataaatattaagagtGGAATTGGCAAAATTCTGATAGTTAggcatttaataatataatatacagtttgTGGGCAGAACATCCGGGGATAAAAATGACCATTTCTTGGCTCTAGTCAATCACATACCCACGATCTACATCTACACACAGGAAGATGCTGTTTgagtatattgtattgtatattatttattctgttctattctatatTGTACTGACCAAGTATTCCAGATGTATCATTATGAACATTGAATCCAGAATCCAgcaattatatattattctgGAAAGCAGATCGAATAACGCTATGATGAAGACCAAAGCATTAATTATGTGAAGACAACATGCAGCTGACATCTAAGTGAATGCAATGGCTCAAACTCCTTCttgttcttgtatttttttttttagtatttttttaatctcacaACTTGCACTACTGGAGCACTCGTAAGAAACTTCAGAGACTTCGGGCTCAACTCCATGCATATGTCAGCTCCGAGTTAAGTACGATGAGGTGATTAAAATATGAAAGATAAGTGTTTGCTGTTGATGACGTTATAGCTTTCATGTTCTTTATATGAGATGCATGCTGCTGCTCAGGTAATATCAAAGTGAAGCTAAACATGCTTGAAGGAGAGCACTTACCTCTTTACGCTGATAGTGAATACAGATCTTTACTCTTCCTTCAGAGAGCAaagcaagttttttttaaccGATGGGTCACCGAGGCACCATCAGCTCTAAGGAACTTGACAGCTGCCCTATATTTAAATAAGTTCAAGCTTAAATTCTGTCTCTAATGTAAACCTGTTTCAGTTTCTTCCAAGTGAAATAAAAGTGCCAATGCTTCTAAATATAGCTCTTCTGATATCAGTGTGATTTTAGTGAGTTTTATGGATAAATCTGATATTCGTGTTAACTAGTGAACTAACATAAAAGTATCCACGAAACTTagtccattcatttattattcgaCATATTATTCAAACAGTATCACAAACATGTATTAAAAGGAAAACATCCAAACATTAATGAGGTTAGTAAtgttactacaaaaaaaattagaatattaagTTCTAGCTTCAAGGCAAGTctgaggtttatattaatatgcaTGTTCTCAAAATATATAGATTCTCTAGTAAGAACAGGTTCCCAtttaacatgaaaataaaaaataatgtagatgtaaatgtataataaatgttCAATTAAAGGATAgaattaatgtaatgtatcaCAAAGCTTAGATATTCTGTTAATATGTACCACGGGGTGCCAAACCATCACGGGCACAATCAACACATGCCGTGAGCTTGGGGAGGAAACtgaagaacccagaggaaaaccACATAGCAAGAGAAAAGTATCAATCAAGATGCGAATTCAAACAttctaaccacaaagccaccatgcccaatgtgtgtacatacatatttttattctttccatTCAGTAGATTCTTCATAAACCATTGTGACACTCCTTCAGATATCAGTAAGGACATCTTTAAGGAAAACAATCGTGATGAATGTCCACTGTTTCCATACTTATTGAGAAGCCACTCATGGCCAAAGAGCAGTGGTTGGACTCTTAATTAAAGCCCGTTACGCTTTGTGCTTAGATTTAGAGTTTTGGACTGGACACATGCATGTCCTGCCAAGAGTAAAAATGGAAACCTTTCAGCGCTCGATAAGATTTACAATTAATCAATTCGACTAATGATACTTTTCACATGAATAGAATTGCTAGTTTTGTCTACTAGATTTCACATCGAATTATCCAACGCTATAAATACGGCCTTCTCGTTAATCTTCTTCTCATCATCACGAGACAAATGGAATATTCGGTGTGGGaaagtgagtaaaaaaaatgtctataaaaaaaaaaagtctgagcAAATATTTTCTCAAGGCAGttgtatgaatgtatgttttGGCCATGTGTCAAAGAGGTTTCAGGTTTATATGGTTAGTGCACATGAATAAGTCCcgcatatcatcatcatcatcatcatcaaggtGAATCATGTATTAGTGTTAAAGGCTGTGTTTCTTTACAGTGGAACGGAAACAGTTTAAAGGCTTTGgtgaaattattttaaagcCATACTGCTAGTTCTCTGTAGTGTGTTCAGGAGTCATTAACCCTTCTTGGAAGAGAGGATGAGTACGGTTCCTCCAAACCACCAGGAAAAGTCGGATGACGAACAAAACGCAGGCCATCGCCAAGAGAACAGCTGCGGGAAGAAAGTAAACAAAGAAGAGCATTCAGAACATCTAAAAAATGAAACGGAGAAACGGTTGACATGCTCCGATTGACAAATCTCTCTGAACATGTCTCTACATCTCCTCTGATCAACCCAGCTGAAGAATTTAAGCCTTTTacagaaagggggggggggggctacaATTTTGAGAGCCGGCTACAATTTTGAGAGCCCATAAACCGCTTCCATGTGACTTTCACCCTAATTCTTAAAACTACAAAGCTTCATGAAATCCATGTAAAAAATCCCAGTGACAGGGAAACAACCTCTTGGCCTGTCAGTcccaatgaaggaggcgtggcttgtaTGCAGGTCAGGCTTAATgaaaggggtgtggcttctgtttcTGTCAATTCCaatgtcgtggcctaatggttagagagtctgactcgtaatcctaaggttgtgggttcgagtctcgggccggccacgactgaggtgcccttgagcaaggcaccaaacccccccaactgctccccgggcgccgcagcataaatggctgcccactgctccgggtgtgtgttcacggtgtgtgtatgttcactgctgtgtgtgtgcactttggatgggttaaatgcagagaacaaattctgagtatgggtcaccgtacttagccgtacgtcacgtcactacACAAGGTGTGGCCTCTACATATTAGCTTCAGTGTAGAGGTGTGgcttgtttgtcatttttacagaaggaggtgtggccctGTTCCTGTCAGTCctagagaaggaggtgtggcctgtcaCATGCTCACCTGTAAACACAGCGTTTCTGCCTGGAGCTTCTGCATCATAGTGTTTGCTCAGGCTTCCACTCAGAGCGAAGATGACGACGGGGTAGATGGTCAGAACGTAGCGCACGTGCTTCTCGATGACAAAGTTCTCAACAGCAAACCTGCACATGCAAAAATCTTGGTGTCAAAAGTAAAATGGCAACAATATCTAATGACAGTTTAGATATATTTTTTGGTAGTGTTTGAGGACCAACCATACGACAACTTCTAAAAGCAGAAGGCACAGAGAAACAGTGGCCGCGTTCGTGGAGGACGTGGATTCGATACCCAGCACCACGGCTAAGTTGAGGAGCGTAGCTATAGTCGTCCATGTTGCGTAAGTGGCGATACCGTTCTGAacctaaaatacacacatattcagTTAGAATTAggttatataattattatagaaaatattatttcCATGGGATGTGAATCCCCTACAATGCTCATCGACAGGAgagtatattaataataatgatgcattactaaaaaaaattactaaatatataaatggtaATATATAATAAGCGCactgaataaaatcattttcttttgtgaaaATATGAAGtctctataatataataaaatgaacagcTTTGGCTGaaatggaaacaaaataaaaacgtattggaaaataatgaaaaattacAAGCAAgaaatagattattattattattattattaaccctATTTCACTTTTTGTCATGCCTAATTTAACTGCactataataaaaaagagataTTTTACTCTACAACACTGAGCTCATAAtgcatattaaacattaaatattaatatgtgtttgtaaatgtgtttgttagttggcacggtggcttagtggttagcacgttcgcctcacacctccagggttgggggttcgattcccgcctccgccctgtgtgtgtggagtttgcatgttctccccgtgcctcgggggtttcctccgggtactccggtttccttccccggtccaaagacatgcatggtaggttgattggcatctctggaaaaattgtctgtagtgtgtgagtgcgtgagtgaatgagagtgtgtgtgtgtgtgtgtgtgtgtgtgtgtgtgtgtgtgtgtgccctgtgatgggttggcactccgtccagggtgtatcctacctcgatgcccgatgacgcctgagataggcacaggctccccgtgtcccgagaagttcggataagcggtagaaaatgaatgaatgaatgtgtttgttcgtctgtcagactgtataatatactgtataatatttacatatatattttaaaaatcagaataatttttatctcaggtttttttttagcccaaAACTGAAAGTAACCATTATCAGTAGCTGCAGTGTTATTGTACCATTCATTTTTTCTATCACTCCGCTGCTAGTACTAAGGTTATTTATAGACGTGCAATGCTACacgatatacacacacacacacacacaaccagcacAAACCAGCACATAGATGCAGCGGAGATCTGTGAGATGATTCTGTTTGAGCCAGGCTCCGTGAGCTCGCAAACCAACACAGGAGAAGAAGATCAGGAGGTAACTAGTGAACGCAATCAGCGCTAAACATATTAGTGCTGGAATCATAAACCTGCAGAAAAggaaatgacacacacacacacacacacacacacacacacacatcagatcacACTTCAGACAGAACTTTTGCAGCTatttacattactgtactgTTATCGACAACATAATATAAAACCCTATCGCTTAATAAACCGCTCTTTCTCAGAGTTCTTGAAGTGCCTCGTTTGATTAGAGATGTTGACAGAAATACTTGAGAATGCGTAAACCTACTCACAGGCACACTACAAGCACGGTCCTATTGTTAATGCACTGTTAATTGTACACACCTTTAATATATTTGTACAATCTATTCCCCACAATACACCTTATATcttacaccatttttttttatctggctGCTTTGTTGTTGGTGATAACAAAAACATTCtccaaaaaaaatcccaaatatttgttatatttagaGAATATGcccaaaaattatttttttatgccaAAAAGTATTACCAAAAATCGATCTAAGATGCAAGTCAAAGCTGTGTCAGTGCCACAGGATACATCCTGGCTCGTGTCCGATGCAACACTTTAGCAACAatgctaacagagctaacaAATAAAACTTAGCATCTCCGTTTTAAACTGCTGTGCAGACCTTAAGAACATGTCCCGCTGAGTGTATTACCGGTTCTGAGGTTCACAATATTGACTTGTACTTACTCTCTGTCCCATAACAGGAGCCAGGTTAAGTTCAGGAGCATGTTAATGTTCCAGGACAGGAAAAATCCGTAAGGAAGAACAGCAGGACTAGAATACATCCATCCATTGGGAGTCCTTCATGCGAAACAAACAGAAGTTTAAACCAGGAACTCTTGTCATTTTCTAAGCTATAATGTTAGATTTAAGAACAATAAGTCATTCTCAATGAAATAAGGAATCAACTTTATCAAATTGCTGTGATAAAAGTCTTCGGGATGTGCCGATGTTGGAATGTTAGCTGAATAATACGGACTAATTAAGGCtggttgtttattttcctataaaaccAAGACATCTTAATCAGTTCAGTCTGAAATAACGTTTTTGTTGAAAATAAAGACCAACACTATTATACATCAGCGAGAGTGTTAAATATCAGGGGAGATCTGAATGtggttagagataaatatatagacaAATAACTTTTGAGGGAGTGAGTAACAATAACCACAGAGATCCAGCACAAACCAAAAAAGCCTCTGTCACCAAACACGTCTCAGGTGATATCAGTACTCGCGTTCGGATTAGAGTGTAAAATTAGAAAATTTACACTAGATCGTTCCTTTCGTATCACTGCAATGTGTCAGTTTAGAGGAAAGATTCTAGTGTATGAATTGattagttgtgtgtttgtgaatacCGTCTGCAGATGCAGCTCAAAAAATACACGTTCATCAACACAAGCCAGGTATAAATAATCCCCCATATGGAGAAAGTCCAGCCAGCTGGAGTGATTTCAGTCTCATACAAATCTGACACGTTTCCTGTCCTGCGTAAAAACGgtcctgaaacacaaacacaccatgcaTGTAACACGTTTAATCCCCAGCTACAGTATGCATCTGACACTGTCACAGAttcaaattcattgtaactGTATGGAAAAacattggatggatggatggatggatggatggatggatggatggatggatggatggaaaaatattggatggatggatggatggatggatggaaaaacattgaatggatggatggatggatggatggatggatggatggatggatatcacccatatgaggatgggttcccccttgagtccggttcctttcaaggtttcttcctttaccaatttaagggagtttttccttgccactgctgcctgagtcacctcagacttgctcataggggaataaatacatacacactgtgaactatatatatctaataataatctagaacttttattctgtcaattcttttacttttattattgttatttcctttatcattaattatatttaccttcacacacacacacacacactcacagtacatacatacaaacacacacacagtacatacatacatacatacatacatacacacacacacaaacacacacacacacacacacatacacacacacacacacacagtacatacatacaaacacacacacagtacatacatacatacacacacacacacacagctggatgATTAAAAGATTTCATTAAATCAATGTACAGACTTAAGATCACAGCTACATGCCAAACACATCTCACGTGATCACGTGAAAAACACAAGTACTTGTGTAATGCGTGTACAGTTCGTGCGCTGTGATTATCTAACACATCAAAGTGGGCGGGGTTTCCCAGAAAGCAGGTAGGGAAAGAAAATCCCTGCCGCTTTTACCCACCTTTTCCCAATCCAGCCAAGGCGTTGAAGGTCAAAACAATGATAAAAACCAACAAAGATAGAAGAAGAACCAAGATCCGTCCAATGTTATGTCCCTCCATGTCTGAGCTCCAGATAAAAACGTGTCTTCTTTTAAAAACCTGACTGATTTTTCTCCAAATTCCTATTAAAGTGTATTTAATCTGCTATTAACACGCTGTATATTTGCTTACAAACATCAGCTGATACAAATGATCTCTTTTATTTAGCGTAAATTGAGCTACATAAACTTTAACATCCTCCAACGCAACTCTGTTtactttcagctgctctggaCATGTAAAGGTTTCATAACTTCTCTACTTCATGCTATTTATAAAGCAGGACTGAGTGAGTCAGGGTTATGCTGCCACCTACTGGCTGGAGAgtataatgaacaaaaaaatataaaaaacataaaaaatatatatactggtATTCAAAGGGattaaaaacacaggaaaaacaTTAAGAGGATTTTTGAAGGTGCAAAAGCTGACAAAAACTACTGGGATTCTGAGAGATGAAATAACTCTCAggcaaaaaaaaggtgaaagaaAGGatcataaaatcatttaaaatgccAGAAAGCAGAACGAACTCGTGTTTTtaagatctaaaaaaaaaaaca
This window contains:
- the si:dkey-29d8.3 gene encoding uncharacterized protein si:dkey-29d8.3, with amino-acid sequence MEGHNIGRILVLLLSLLVFIIVLTFNALAGLGKGPFLRRTGNVSDLYETEITPAGWTFSIWGIIYTWLVLMNVYFLSCICRRTPNGWMYSSPAVLPYGFFLSWNINMLLNLTWLLLWDREFMIPALICLALIAFTSYLLIFFSCVGLRAHGAWLKQNHLTDLRCIYVLVQNGIATYATWTTIATLLNLAVVLGIESTSSTNAATVSLCLLLLEVVVWFAVENFVIEKHVRYVLTIYPVVIFALSGSLSKHYDAEAPGRNAVFTAVLLAMACVLFVIRLFLVVWRNRTHPLFQEGLMTPEHTTEN